ttgtaaatcttaattcgaaatttttttatttttgtcttcatttttacattaatatttatttcataaaacaattactagcttgaattttaatattttgaattagagTTACATGATGAAGAACCTTAATattgttattatatatatatatatatatatatatatatatatatatatatatatatttttagttgaaaagtgaatttcatataaagtaagaaaaataatatattggaTAAAAAGATTATGTTGGGTTAGGTAGCAAAGTTTCGAGACTCGAGGAAAGTTTCCTTCTTgctcataatttatttaatagaaaatatattttaaacaaatcgATTTAAATAGGttcatatattatttcttggaTAAAAACATAAgagtaattattaaataaataaataaataaataaataaaaaaactgcTTTCGTATCTTAATATCAAACTTTTATGTTGTTACGATCCCTAAACATGTCAAATGTTTTAGCTATACATTTTCTTCGAGCATATTACTCAATGAAAGTTcagtttcttattaaaaaaaaagtgtgcGCAGGCTACTTTTAACTCTATACTAACTCTATACTTATATACCGTTCAAGATTCGTCGCATGTACGACAAAGTTCCTCATCCTCAAACAAAGCCTTCTTGGCTCATACATAAACTTATATTGAACCTAAGATGGCTATGCAGGTGTTCCCAACTACTAATGCCATGCAACTAACCATCGATCGAGCCATTGAGATTAGAAAACTATGAAATGACCCATcaacacaaaaaagaagacaaattTGAGCATTCTTAAGCTCTACCATTTGCTATCTAAAGTCAGAAACATAAAGCATCCAAGCATTCtccaaacaaatattaatGAGGCAAATAAACTGAGAGATGGCTTGAACTATACCTCTAAATGTTCCCTACACGGCAGCTTAAAACAGGtattggaaagaagaaaaaggaaatactACTGCTTTGATAATACAGAAAGGTATAGAGTGACAATTCAAGGTCTATTTGAAATGAATGGGATTTCAGATACTTTATAGAGAGAGATTCGAATGCACTTGATATTACGTGCACAATGCACACTTGCAATGGCAGAAACAACCAACTAAGAACAACATCCACCCTTCTGGTTGACGGGTTGCCCCTGTAGCTGCACCGTAGGTGGCCTCGCATTGTTTGCAGGCAGACTTGCCATCCTGGATGCAGAGCATGAAGATTAGTAATTGTTCAAGTGGTCTACAAAACGAAACTAAGTTGAAatatttggttctttttttttgtgtcattgtgtaacgaccctagattgCTACTTAACCTATAATCGCTACTGTATActgttttaaatgattattttcgTAGAAATCTAGAGTCATAATTCTGCCCACTAGTACACAAGAGAGGGAGATATACCTATTTTTAATGTCAGCAGTCATGGCCATAAATGCCTGTTCTACATTGGTAGCATCTTTTGCACTTGTCTCCATAAATGGGATCCCAACCTCATCAGCAAAAGCCTACAAACATGTGAGATCATCAAAAGAATTTTACTCGGTTTCTCATGCCTCCAAGGCTATCAGTAATTTAAGTCGACAAATTGCTTTTACCTTTGCTGATTCATAGGACACTACTTTATTAGGAAGATCACACTTATTGCCAACTAGAAGCTTGTTTACGTTTTCACTTGCATAACGGTCAATTTCGTTTAACCATTGCttaacattttcaaaactCTCCTGGTCTGTTACATCATAAACAATCTGAACCAACGAGGGAAACAAACTCAGAGTTCTGTGATTAGAGAAAAGTTGCTATAATGGAGCTATAATGCATAAGACTTACTATTATGCCATGTGCCCCACGGTAGTAGCTACTGGTGATGGTCCTAAAACGCTCCTGTCCTGCAGTATCCCACTGAATACTCCAGAAGTCAGAAAAGAGGACTTACAGAAAGcctatgtatgtatgtgtgtgtcacaatatatatatacatgtgtGTGCGCACG
This genomic window from Cucurbita pepo subsp. pepo cultivar mu-cu-16 chromosome LG01, ASM280686v2, whole genome shotgun sequence contains:
- the LOC111780668 gene encoding ras-related protein RABD2c-like, with translation MNPEYDYLFKLLLIGDSGVGKSCLLLRFADDSYLDSYISTIGVDFKIRTVEQDGKTIKLQIWDTAGQERFRTITSSYYRGAHGIIIVYDVTDQESFENVKQWLNEIDRYASENVNKLLVGNKCDLPNKVVSYESAKAFADEVGIPFMETSAKDATNVEQAFMAMTADIKNRMASLPANNARPPTVQLQGQPVNQKGGCCS